One window of Pseudomonas urmiensis genomic DNA carries:
- the pobA gene encoding 4-hydroxybenzoate 3-monooxygenase — MKTQVAIIGAGPSGLLLGQLLHNAGIDTLIVERHTPHYVLGRIRAGVLEQGTVDLLREAGVAERMDREGLVHDGVELLVGGRRQRLDLKALTGGKTVMVYGQTEVTRDLMQARQDCGAPIIYCANNVQPHELKGEKPYLTFEKDGQVQRIDCDYIAGCDGFHGVSRQSIPQEVIKQYERVYPFGWLGLLSDTPPVNHELIYAHHERGFALCSQRSATRSRYYLQVPLDERVEAWSDERFWSELKARLPQDVADRLVTGPALEKSIAPLRSLVVEPMQYGHLFLVGDAAHIVPPTGAKGLNLAASDVNYLYRILLKVYREGRTDLLEQYSPLALRRVWKGERFSWFMTQLLHDFGEHKDDWDRKMQEADREYFLNSPAGLVNIAENYVGLPFEAVE; from the coding sequence ATGAAAACTCAGGTTGCAATCATCGGCGCAGGTCCGTCTGGCTTGCTGCTCGGTCAGTTGCTGCACAACGCCGGCATCGACACCCTGATCGTCGAGCGCCATACCCCGCACTACGTGCTCGGCCGGATTCGCGCCGGCGTGCTCGAACAGGGCACCGTCGACTTGCTGCGCGAGGCCGGGGTCGCCGAGCGCATGGATCGCGAGGGGCTGGTGCACGATGGCGTCGAACTGCTGGTGGGCGGTCGCCGCCAGCGCCTGGACCTCAAGGCGCTGACCGGCGGCAAGACGGTTATGGTCTATGGCCAGACCGAAGTCACCCGTGACCTGATGCAAGCGCGGCAAGACTGCGGCGCGCCGATCATCTATTGCGCCAACAATGTGCAACCCCATGAGCTCAAGGGCGAAAAGCCTTACCTGACATTCGAGAAGGATGGCCAGGTGCAGCGCATCGACTGCGACTACATTGCCGGGTGCGACGGTTTTCACGGCGTCTCGCGCCAGAGCATTCCGCAGGAGGTCATCAAACAGTACGAGCGGGTCTATCCGTTCGGCTGGTTGGGGCTGTTGTCAGATACCCCGCCGGTCAATCATGAACTGATCTACGCCCATCACGAACGGGGCTTCGCCCTGTGCAGCCAGCGCTCGGCAACCCGCAGCCGCTATTACCTGCAAGTGCCGCTGGATGAGCGTGTCGAAGCGTGGAGCGATGAGCGTTTCTGGAGCGAACTCAAGGCGCGCCTGCCGCAGGATGTGGCAGATCGGCTAGTCACGGGGCCTGCCCTGGAAAAAAGCATCGCACCGCTGCGCAGCCTGGTGGTTGAGCCCATGCAGTATGGTCACTTGTTTCTGGTCGGTGATGCCGCGCACATCGTCCCGCCGACTGGCGCCAAAGGCCTCAACCTGGCCGCCTCGGACGTCAATTACCTGTACCGGATTCTGCTCAAGGTCTACCGCGAGGGGCGTACCGATCTGCTGGAGCAATACTCGCCGCTGGCCTTGCGCCGGGTGTGGAAGGGCGAGCGCTTCAGCTGGTTCATGACCCAACTGCTGCATGATTTTGGCGAGCACAAGGATGACTGGGACCGCAAGATGCAGGAGGCGGATCGCGAGTACTTCCTCAATTCGCCGGCGGGGTTGGTGAACATTGCCGAAAACTATGTGGGGTTGCCGTTTGAGGCGGTGGAGTAA